The Sphingomonas carotinifaciens sequence CTTCTCGATGTTTGGGCCCCCGACCATTGTCATCGACGCGGTAATCCACTGAAACGCGCCGACCATCCGACACCGCGACCACCGAGCCGATAGTCTCGCCGTTGCGAACGACTGATAGTCTTTCGGTTGTGGCTGACAACGCCGGCGTAGCGACACCTGCGAGGATGAAGGCGAGCAGGCGCGTCACTTCGCCGCCTCGCCGGTGCTGACGAACCGTCGCACGTCCTTAGTCACCGCTGTGGCTGAGGTATCGACCGTGTAGAACATGTGCCCCCCATCATAGACATGAAGCTCGCTACGGTCGCGAGGCCAGCCTGCCTGGCGCAAAAGCAGCTCGGCCGCGCCCACCGTCGTTTGCATGTCGCTCCAACCGTTGCCGACCATGACGCGAAAGTCCGGCTTCAAGCGCATCATCTTGGAGATCTCCTGCGGCCAGGGCCAATCGGAGAAGGGTGACGCTCCGCCCCAATTCCACGCCTCCAGCCCGCCGCTGACGTCGCCGATCATTCGGTACGGTGTCGCTCGGGCGGCTCGCAGATCACTCTCGAGGTAGCGCTGCCAAAGCGTCGCGAAACCGTCGTCGATGACGCCAGCGGGATCTGCCGTCGCACCCTTATCGGTGATCGGAGCTGCGTAACGTGCGTCGACCTGGCCAAGCAATAGGCCGCGATCGCGCAGCAACTCGACGCGAAACTGCTGCTTGGTGATACGCAGATCGTGTTCCATCAGCCAGTCGGCCGAGATACCAATATAGCCTGACAGCCTTTCCGCTATTTTTTGCCGCTCCGCCTCCGGCAAAAGGTTGCCCTGGTTGAGCGCGTCAAGATAAGCGTGCTGAGCGAAGTCGTCGGCTTCGCGCACGAAGCGAGCGAAGTCGGTACCTTCCTTGCGGACCCTACCATGATGCCATGCAACGGCTGCCTCGGTCGGCAACGAGGCGACGAAGCTCATGATGTTGCCGCTACGCTGGACATATTCAACGATGTTCGTTGCCTGCCCAAGCAAGATAAGCCCGGTTGCTAAAAGAGGCTGGGGGCGTTCGGCCAACAACCGCGCCGTGACGGGCGCGCGGATCGTACCGTAGCTCTCGCCCAGGATATAGAAGGGCGACGAACTACGACCGTGATCCCTGAGCCAACGCGCGATAAACTCAGACGTCTGCCGCGCGTCTGCGTCTACCGAGTGGAATGCGCCGGGCGGTGTTCCAGGCAGCGTCTCGCTGTAACCAGTGGTGGCGGGGTCGATGAAAACGAGGTCCGCCACATCCAGAACAGAGTCCGGATTGTCAAACAGAACGTAGCGGGAGGCCGGTGCGCTCAGATCGGGCGGCACGACGACACGCTTGGGGCCGAAGGCACCAATATGAAGCCAAATCGACGGTACGATGGGGCCACCGTTGAAGAGAAATATAATCGGGCGCTGCCCGCGACGGTCACCGTCCGCCAAATACGCGAAGCTTACGATACGTGCTCCGCCGGCAAGGCCGGAAACGACCACATCTGTCGTCTCGACTAGCGCCCGATATTGCACCTTTTGGCCGTTAAACCGTCCACTATGTCGGGTCACGATCGCCGCCGAGGTATCTGGCGAATTGACCGCCTGCGCCGCTGCGGTTCCTGCCTGAATGGTGCTAAATCCGGCGGCCAGAAGGCAGATGATATGCGAGCCGATAGACATAAAGGTCCTCCCACGCTCAGCCGTAATTGGCGGCACCAGGATTTTTTATGCAATTACCGCCGCTTTTGACCCTATTTCCGGTACGACCTCACTGCAATCATAACGCAAGGTTGCCGCGGACTGGAATCGCGGTCTCATACTTTAACTCGGTTAAGGTCACAGTC is a genomic window containing:
- a CDS encoding S10 family peptidase, encoding MSIGSHIICLLAAGFSTIQAGTAAAQAVNSPDTSAAIVTRHSGRFNGQKVQYRALVETTDVVVSGLAGGARIVSFAYLADGDRRGQRPIIFLFNGGPIVPSIWLHIGAFGPKRVVVPPDLSAPASRYVLFDNPDSVLDVADLVFIDPATTGYSETLPGTPPGAFHSVDADARQTSEFIARWLRDHGRSSSPFYILGESYGTIRAPVTARLLAERPQPLLATGLILLGQATNIVEYVQRSGNIMSFVASLPTEAAVAWHHGRVRKEGTDFARFVREADDFAQHAYLDALNQGNLLPEAERQKIAERLSGYIGISADWLMEHDLRITKQQFRVELLRDRGLLLGQVDARYAAPITDKGATADPAGVIDDGFATLWQRYLESDLRAARATPYRMIGDVSGGLEAWNWGGASPFSDWPWPQEISKMMRLKPDFRVMVGNGWSDMQTTVGAAELLLRQAGWPRDRSELHVYDGGHMFYTVDTSATAVTKDVRRFVSTGEAAK